Part of the Melospiza melodia melodia isolate bMelMel2 unplaced genomic scaffold, bMelMel2.pri scaffold_18, whole genome shotgun sequence genome is shown below.
tcctgggcagcagagcttgtgcccacatggcagcagctgcctgggccagtgcctttctcaatgctctcatgcacacggccaatacattttccctgcccctgtgccatggcaatgtcgtgggccagttcttctgtgaaatcccacagatcctcaagctctcctgctcacactccaactttaAACAACTGGGGCTCATTGCTGTTAGTGTATCTTTAGGActttgctgttttgtgttcattgttttctcctatgtgcagatcttcagggccgtgctgaggatctcctctgagcagggacggcacaaagccttttccacctgcctccctcacctggctgtgctctccctgttcctcagcactctaATCTTTGCtcacttgaagcccccctccatgtcctccccatccctggatctggccctgtcagttctgcactcggtggtgcctccagccctgaaccccctcatctacagcctgaggaaccaggagctcaaggctgcagtgtggagactgatgactagatgctttcagaaacattaaactgcaggCCAGtgtttgcaaatcacttgtaataaaagtaattttgaatatttcttgttggtttggttgtgggttttttcccccttttttaagGTTTCTTATATTGTCCATAATAAATATCAGTGTTTGggccttttctcattttgtttctctccaccttccctgagctcaCAGACTGTGTGAACGAGGGGCTGtgttcttggtggctttaaaggaactaaacgatctcccagccaagttttctgcagggatgccttttgttccttctctggggctgcagcagcaatgtctgtgtgcagagctgggggcagatcagggctggcccagcagctgtgcccagcagcagcagcagcacttggtgttgccagtggtGCTGTCGTGGCCCtgtcccgctgccctggtggccctggtgttgctgcagggcctgagtgcactcggggccaggcacagccctgggggtggcagtgccggggctgcagcagggacaggccatgggcactgctggggcagtgctgacgcctcagcccagggcctgggggctgcaggctccttgcccaggctctctccagaacacggccaggccaatgctcagcacagaaaagccccgtgagccgccccaggctggccgtgggcaggctgggggcaaacagcatggctggggctctgcaagggccctgggggagatgggaaggagcagcagagcaggggctgatccatccccagtgcactgcacagcccagggcagcgtcccagagcgtcctcatggagctgccaacaacatcccccctctgcagccctggcctctcccccagctcacacaggtgccccatccttgcaggcacagacacagcagcactggctcagcagcccctgtttgcattgcacacagcagggggagcacccccatgctgttgctgtggggacatgaacctgagggagcacaaatgccatcagcccctggggccagcaagggctgggggacaccagggaaaccactcagctttgtcctgccctctgcactcagccagaaagtttgttcccatcagctgagagtttcctgtcccactgcagaggctgttgctcagagccagggctgcctggcagccacccctaaactgccctgagcatttccttggcttcacctttcatttttttactcttcactggtacacatttcttcccattgctcACCCCTATTCCCTGCCCTGAAACTGCCCATCcctgttttccctttcctctctgaccccactccccattgcagttcctgacttggcaccatgggaatgtcccttgggcagcaggatcatcctacaagtgctgcaggaattgtctgcaggctcctgcagtgcctcctgctgctcccttgccagcggcaccccaggccaggggggcacatctgggctgctgtatcTGGCTCTGGGACTcactgttctgggcaatgaggaggagctgcagaggctctgcaggactgacaggatgggctttggggctggcaggagaagctgagggacctgggctgctggagctgctgaagaggaggcccagggctcctcctgcaactgctgcaagggtgctttcagagaatcccagaatcagcatggctggaaaagactttggagatcatcaagtctaacctctgccctgacactgccttgtgtcttctgagcctccctttgtccaggataaagaaccccagctcccttagccacttctcacaggacttgtgttccagacccctcaccagccttgttgtccttctctggacatgttccagcccctccatgtccttcctaaattggtgggcacagaactggacacaccactcgaggtgctgcccaaccagtcctgagcacaggggaacaatccctgccctgctcctgctggccacaccattcctgatccaggccagggccattggccttcttggccacctgggcacactgctggctcatgtccagcctgctgtccatcactccctgcaagtccctttctgcctggctgctctccagccactctgtccccagcctgtagtgctgcaggggttgctgtggccaaagtgcaggacctggcacttggagttcttaaacctcacctttttgggtTTGGCACCTGCCTTTATTctgtcctggagccctgctcccagcatgagtccagttgctgctcctgtgtccttccagtttccttgtcactcccaggatgttcctggtcacttcccctcactcctggcaggatccctcctcttcccagtatgaacccaggcactcacagtcattcccaattatgatgcaatttgtccccaacatgaccccagttgctcctagttgctcccactttcatccagtgtattcccagttctcccagtgtcccctagtatagtcccagtatctcccagtatgatcctagtCTCTCCCACcagggccccagtcactcacacttgcccccagttgcccccagcatggtcccagttcccccagcacattcccagtggctcccagtgtggttccagtcaccacctgcatggtctcaggcactcccagcatatcccagttgccctgaacattctcgtagtcattgccaggcactcccagttacctgagTGTGGTTCAGCTgtccccagttttatcccagtcactgccaggacaccccagttgtcaccagcatgcatcctgtcattcccagtttctcccagttcctcccagtgtgtgcgcaggcagctcccaacatgggcctggtagctcccagtaaccccagtcagggtctattgacacccactatagtcccagtatgatcccagtcactcccagtatgatgccagtggcccccagtgggatcccagttgctccctatcaatgccagcaggaccccagtagcgTCCAGTATGATCCTTATGactcccagtgtctcccagtatatcccagttgcccccagcattctcccagtcactcccacttcctcccagttgctttcagcatgattccagttgcccacagcaactcccagtcaatcccagtatgattccagtcacccacagtgtgatcccagtctcagccagcatggacccagctgctcccactgtgatcccagtatgaccccagctgctgccagaatagtcccagttgttcccagttcctcccagtatgatcccagttgtccctcgaatagttccagtccctctcagcatggtcccactcactcccagttgctgccggcatggtcccagctgtttgcagtgtggttccagtgcccccagtatggtcacagacactcccagtatatcccagtgtgcccagtaatgttctggttagctcagaatgatcccagactttcccagttcctcccagttgcctccagcatgatttcaATTTCTGGCAGTTGCCTGAAGTAACGCCTTAGTTGCTCCCAATATaatcccagttatagtctcagtcccctCAGCATGCTTTCAGTatcttccagttgatcccagctgctcccactctgtccacattttcctcccagcatgggcccagtaactcccagtaacccccagtcaggatccattctcatctgctgtaatcccagtggcccccaggatgatcccagagtcacccagtccacaccagtatggttacaaccacccccggtatgatcccagtcactcccagatcctcccagtatgattccagtcatgctcagagtgactccctgtcactccctgtgtgggcccagttgctcccagtcacctccagcatagttccagtcagagccagcacctttccagtcactcccagtctggttccagtaggatcccagtcactctcagatactcctaatacttttccagtcactcccagtatgatgcctgtcagttccagtatgaccccagcatgggcacagctgctcccattatcatccagtggggttccagttgctcccatttacccccactgtggtttcaattactcccagcatattccaattactcccagcaggttcccaattagtcccagttgtcctcagttgcttccagcctgatcccagttgctcacagccactcccagtcaccctcagtgcagtcccagttgctccaagtatgatccagtatgatcccagttgcccccagcatggttccagttgctccctgttcctcccagtgtgatcccagttgaactctgttgtcccttctatagtcccagtca
Proteins encoded:
- the LOC134433427 gene encoding olfactory receptor 14C36-like, with protein sequence MSNSSSIRYFLLLALADTRQLQLLHFCLLLGISLAALLGNGLIISTVACGHHLHMPMFFFLLNLALSDLGSICTTVPKAMHNSLWDTRDITYSGCAAQLFFFMFFISAELFLLTIMCYDRYVSICKPLHYGTLLGSRACAHMAAAAWASAFLNALMHTANTFSLPLCHGNVVGQFFCEIPQILKLSCSHSNFKQLGLIAVSVSLGLCCFVFIVFSYVQIFRAVLRISSEQGRHKAFSTCLPHLAVLSLFLSTLIFAHLKPPSMSSPSLDLALSVLHSVVPPALNPLIYSLRNQELKAAVWRLMTRCFQKH